The following nucleotide sequence is from Barnesiella viscericola DSM 18177.
TGAGACTGTCGGGGATACGGGCCACGCTGCCGTCGGGGTTACGATGCGAGTAGTCGATGGCCTGTATGAGGCGTCCGCTGGGAATATAATAGCGAGCTATCGTCACTTTGAGCATGCCGTTGTAGGGCAACGGGCGGGTCGACTGCACCAACCCCTTGCCAAACGACCGCGAGCCTATAATCACGGCCCGGTCGAGGTCTTGCAAGGACCCGGCCACAATCTCCGACGACGAGGCGGTACCGCCGTCAATCAGCACGGCCAGCGGGATATGCTCGTCGACCGGCTCCTGGGTGGTCTTGTAAATCTTGTCCATCTTCTTGTTCCGACCCCGGGTCGAGAGTACCTCCTCGCCCTTGGGGACAAACAGATTGACCAGTTGCACGGCCTCTTCCAGAATACCGCCACCGTTACCCCGCAGGTCGAGTACAAGCGAGGTAATACCCTGTCGTTTCAACTCCTGCAAGGCCCGCTTCACCTCATCGGAGGCCGAATCGGTGAAACTGCTCAGGTAGATGTATCCCACACTGTCACACACCACTCCATAATAAGGTACGGCCGGTATCTGTATCTTTTTACGGGTAAGTTCGAAGGAGAGTGTGCCCTCGACACCCGGCCGCTCAACGGTGACCTTCAACTTGGTGTTGGCCGGGCCTTTCAACCGCTCGCTCACGGCAGCACTCTTCCAACCCGTTACCGAATCATTGTCGATCATGACAATCTTGTCGCCGGGTCGCAAACCGGCCAACTGGGCAGGCATACCCTCATAGGGTTCCGAAATATAGACCGCCTTGTCACGCTCCATAATCAAGGAACCTATACCGGCATACTCCCCGGTGGTAGAGAGGAAGAAATCATCTTTCTCTTTCTCGGGAATATATTCGGTGTAAGGGTCCAACCGGGCCAACATCGCATTCACCCCGTCGTTGATAGCCTTCTCGGCATCGATGGTATCGACATAAAACAGGTTCAACTCCTTGAACAGCGAGTTGAATATATCGAGGTTTCGCGAGACTTCAAAATCCCGTCGGTCCGACTTCCCGGCCTGCACCGCGCTCACACGGCCCACACAAAGGGCCAATGCCAACACGATTCCCATGCTCAAACTTGTTTTTCTCATCGCTCTATTTTTTGTCTTGGCCTTACGAAGATAGTCAATGACCGCGGTCTTCGGCAATCATCTCGGCCACTTTTAACTTTATTTCAGCCCATATCTCATCGCTCATCTTGGTTCCTATCACCTTGATGACCCGACCGGCCAGCAGCGACCCTATCTCGCCACACATGCGCAACGAACAATGCTGCGAGAGACCGTAGAGGAATCCCGAAGCATAAAGGTCGCCCGCACCTGTCGAATCAATACGGACCTCGGGCGTAGCCGGTACCTCGACAACCGCATCGCCACAACCCACAAACGAACCGTGAGCACCGCACTTGACTACAGCAATCCGACAATGACGGGCCAACGTCTCGACCGCCTGGCGCGGCTCCTCGCCCACATAGGCCATCGCCTCCTCTTCGTTGGCAAACAGAATATCGACATAGTTCTCTACCAGGGTGTGGATAATGGCATAGTTCTCTTTCACGACATTGTAGCTGGCCATATCGAAGGAGACTTGCAGCCCCATCTCCTTGGCCAGTTGCACGGCCCGCAAGATGAGCGCCTCGTCCTGTACCAGATAGCCTTCGATGTGAAGCAAGTCGTACCCGGCAAACATCTGGGGGTCAAGCTCGTCGGCACTCAATGTGGCCGCGGCTCCCAGAAAAGTACCGAAGGTGCGTTCGCCGTCGGGGGTAATGAGGGTCATGGCACAACCCGAAGCCTGGTCGCACTCGATCAGCGAGGTCTTCACCCCGTTGCGCTCCATGTCGTCGCGGAAAAACTGTCCGTAGGCGTCGCGACCTATCTTGCCGATAAAACCACCCTCAACACCCATTCGGGTCACCCCCGAAACGGCATTGGCCGCCGAACCACCCGATGCCAGCGTCGTTTCCAGCCCTTCGAAAATCGCCATGATTTTCAAAAGTCTCTCTTCATCAATCAGTTGCATACCTCCCTTCAAGAGACCCATGGCCTCGAAACACGCGTCGGAGTGCAACCGTGCCAGCACGTCGGTAAGTGCGTTTCCCAATCCTACTATCCTCATGGTGGAAATTTTTTTTTGCAAATATATTGCATAATTGGAAATAACCCATTACTTTTGCATCGCATTTTTAAGAGATGCTATCTTCTTCAGTAGCTCAGTCGGTTAGAGCATCTGACTGTTAATCAGAGGGTCGTTGGTTCAAGTCCAACCTGAAGAGCCAGACATTTTGATACTTTTATTCTTCAGTAGCTCAGTCGGTTAGAGCATCTGACTGTTAATCAGAGGGTCGTTGGTTCAAGTCCAACCTGAAGAGCTTCGAGGAGTTCGTTCACCAGACGAACTCTTTTTATTCTCCCTAAATTCATCTGATTATGGACGATTCAAACCCGCGAACGTGCAGTAGTATTCACACCTCCCTCGGGAGCAAGTAAGGTTTGAAGGTCAAATGTTGCAGGCTCCGGCAGGGATACAAAAAAGAAAGGAGCAACGCAATGAGAAAATATCTCTTTTGTGAAGCAGGTTTCGTAGAGAAACCTCACTGGATTCCCAACTGCTGGGTAAACGTAGAGTGCCCGACCCAAGACGATTTCGATTTCCTGGAAAAAGATTTGAAAGTGCCGGAAGCATTCCTGCACGACATTGCCGATACCGACGAACGGCCGCGTATCGACACCGAAGGCAACTGGCTGCTGACCATCTTGCGTATTCCCGTCGTCGAGAAGAACAGCAATATCTCCTACACCACCGTGCCTATCGGTATCATCACCAACAACGAAATCACCGTGTCGGTGTGCTACCGCTCGACCGACATGATTCCCGACTTCATCGAACACACCCGCCGCAAGGAGATTGTGGTTCCCAACAAATACGAGTTTATCCTACGGCTCATCTACTCCTCGGCCGTGTGGTACCTCAAATACCTGAAACAGATTTACAACGAGGTGAGTTCGGCCGAAAAGGAGCTGCAACGGAGCATTCGCAACGAAGACCTGCTGCGACTGATGAACCTGCAAAAATGCCTCGTCTACTTCAACACCTCGATTCGGGGCAACGAGATGATGATCAGCAAACTGCCCAAGATATTCCACGAGAAGGATTACCAGAATCCCGAACTGCTCGACGACGTGATGATCGAATTGCGGCAGGCCCACAACATGGTGAACATTTACAGCGACATTCTCACCGGAACGATGGACGCCTTTGCCTCCATCATCTCCAACAACGTAAACACCATCATGAAACGCATGACCAGCCTCTCGATCGTACTGATGGTGCCCACGCTCATCGCCAGCTTCTACGGCATGAACGTCGACATTCACATCGAGCAGATTCCGCATGCCTTCTCGCTGATAGTCTTCTTCTCGATTCTGTTGTCGGCCCTGGCCTTTATCATATTCCGAAAAATCAAGTGGTTCTAAGGGGAGGAGTACCGTCGCCGACAGGGAGCGAAACGGGCAGACCGGTTTCACCTCCTTCCCGACCTCTCATTCTGCCCGAATTTCCACACCTGTTATCACCCCGCCGATGAAAACCCAAACGCTCTACATCTCCGACCTGGACGGGACCCTGCTCAACAGCGACTCCGTCGTTTCGCCCCATTCCATCGAAAAAATCAACGCTCTCCTCCACCGGGGCATGCACTTCACGGTAGCCACGGCACGCACCCCGGCCACCGTCATTCCACTCTTGCAACAACTCGACCTCAACATGCCGGCCGTGCTCATGAACGGGGCTGTGCTCTACGACATACGCCGCAGGCGCTATATCCGCACCAACGGGTTTACCGACGACTCGGCCCTGCGGTATATCGAACGGCTCGAAAAACGCCATCTGGTACCCTTTGTCTACCGCATCGACGACAACAAGCTGCACGTCTTCCACAAGACGCTGTCCAACGAGATGCAGCGCACCTTCAAGAGCCAACGCGAAAATACCCCCTATAAAGATTTTATCCTCACGACTGATTACCGGGAAGAGCTGCTCGACCGCCCTCCCCTCTTTATCCTGGTCATCGACCTGTTCGACCGGCTCGAAACGGCTGCGGCCGAGATTGCCCGAACCGGCAAATGCAGCCTGTTCTGCTACCGCGACATTGTCGACCCCCGCTACGGCAACCTCGAAATCTACCCACAGGGGGTCTCCAAGGCAGCCACCGCACAACAGATTATCGACTCGCTCAACCCTTGGGAGGTAGTGGCTTTCGGCGACAACCTCAACGACCTGCCCCTCTTCGGCATCGCCGACCGGCGATATGCTCCGGCCAATGCCATGGACGAGGTGAAGCAACAGGCTACGGCCATTATTCCCGACAACAACCACGACGGGGTAGCCCGGTTCCTCGACCAGGATTATCGCTAATCTTCCGGAGAAAATACAAATAAAATACAGATATATTACAGATAAAAAATAGCCGTAAGTAATTATTACTTACGGCTCTACTATTTTCCTAATTCACTATTACCGATTCGTATCTTTGGCAGCCTCATTACCCGCTGCGGCACTCCCTTCGCGGACCGCTTTGAGAGCCATCTCGGCTTCGAGTTGAGCCCTCGACTTACTGGTCGTCACCACATAGACACCCAGGAATACCAGCAGAATGGCAAAGCCTTTCACTAAATCGAAGCTATCCATGCCCCACCATACGGCCAGCAACGAAGCGACGATAGGCTGAATGTAGTTGTACATGCTCACTACCGTGGGGCGCAACCGTTTCTGACCGACCGAGACCAGCATATACGACAGGAAGGTGGCACCGAATATCACGAAGAAGAGGTCGAGATAAACCGTGGCATCGAGCGTAGCAAACGGAATGCTCATGATGCCTGAACTACCGAAAGGCAGGCAGCAAACCGTTGCAAACAGAAACATCCACTTCATGAGCGTTACCGGTTTGTAGCGGTTGATCAGGTCCTTGAATGCCACATAGTAGATGGCGAAACTTATCTCGGCAATCAGACAGAACAGGTCGCCCATGACCCGTCCGCCCGACAAGCCTCCCGTCATACCTTCGGCCCCGTCCAGAATCAGCATCAACGCCCCCGAAAGACCCATGAAGACACCGATTATCTTCTTGCCCGTCATCGGCTCCTTCTGGATAAAGGCGGCCAATATCATGGTAATGATAGGCGTGAGCGAGGCGACTACCGAGGCATCGATAGGAGTCGTGTAGGAGAGCCCCACCACAAAAAATCCCTGGTTGAGCGTGATGCCGAACAGGGAAGCCGCAAACAGTAAAAGCAAATCGCGCCGGGTTACCTTCTCACGAGGCATAAACAGCGAGGCAATCCAAAAGAAGACGGCAGCCCCTATCATACGCATGTTGGTTAACGAAAAAGCCGATATGACACCGGTAAAAAAGATTGATTTAGAAATAGGCGACATGATTCCCCACAGGAAATTTGCCGTAAACATGGCCGAGTGGCCCTTTAACTTCTCTTTCATTTCCCATTAATTTGGGCGCAAAATTACAAATTGTTTCGTCAGGAAATTCGTTTCACCCCACATATTTTTCATCGAAACCCGCTGCCTTTGAAATAATCCGTTTATCTTTGTCGAAAGCTAATCCCGGCACAGGAAGCACAGCGGTGTACCCCGACGGGAACATATTCATCACACTTAAAAAAACAACTGCCATGAAAATCTGTCGATTTGCCTCCCTGCTACTCATTTCGTGTGCGCTCGGGGCTCCAATCCAAGCTCAGAACAACCAACCCCTCGACATCGCCTTGTGGGAAAACGGTCCGGCCGAAAAGAACGACGACACCGGACAGTCCTACGACGAGAGCCGTCACATCTATCAACCCTCGATACGGGTCTTCCTGCCCAAGGAGCAACGTACCGGACGCGCCATCATCTTGTGTCCCGGTGGCGGATATGCCATGCTGGCCTACGACCACGAAGGATATGCCTATGCCGACTATTTCAAGCATCAGGGCATCGCTCTCATCGTCTTGAAATACCGCATGCCGCACGGTAACCACCGGGTACCCCTGTCGGACGTATGCGAAGCCATGCGCGTGGTCAAGGCTCATGCCGGTGAATGGGGCATCAGTCCCGACGACATCGGCATCATGGGCTTCTCGGCGGGCGGTCATCTGGCCTCGACCTTTGCCACCCACTACCCCACCGAACTGAAACCGGCCTTCCAGATACTCTTCTACCCCGTTATCTCGATGGATTCGGCCATCACCCACCAAGGCTCTCGCGAGAACCTCATCGGCAAAGAGCCCGACCACCAACTGATCGACTATTACTCCAACGAAAAGCAGGTGAACAACGAGACACCCCGCGCCTTCATTGCCCTGTCGGACAACGACTATGGGGTACCCGTCGAAAACAGTATCCGCTACTACATGGCGCTGCACCAACACCGGGTACCGGCCTCGCTGCACATCTACCCCACCGGCGGACACGGCTGGGGCTACAACGAATCGTTCCGCTTCAAACAGGCCGTTCACGCCGAACTGGCCGACTGGCTGCGGTCGTTCTGAACGTTGGGGAAACACCCCTCCCCTTGTGAAAAAGGGAAAAACAATACCGATACAAACCGTTTGATAAATAAAGAGGCGATGGCTGCTACCGCAGTCACCGCCTCTTTCCCTTTTCTACAATCTATCTTAATGCCCTATTTTCTTCTCGTATTTTTTCAGCAGCTCCCGCGAGGTATCGAGTAACGTACCGTGGCGCTCGATTATCACAGGATCCGTACTCTCCACCCACGCCTGTTCAAAGGCGGCGAGTTTTTGATTCAACGCCTGGCTGTCAAGTTCGGCACCCTGCTCGGCCGCAGCGATTACCGCATCGAAATAGATTTCCCAGCGACCGGCATAGTACGATTTCACCAATCCGGCCCATGTGCGGCTTGCATAGTCGTTCAAGTTGCCGCCCCAGGTGGTAATGAGGTTGCGGGCGTTCTTCTCGTAATAATTTTTCAAGGCATCGGTCGTGCCCATGTTGCGAGCCTCATCAATCCACGTATCGAGCGAAGCGTGGCTATGGAAAGCGTTCAAGGCCTCCAAATCGACCAGAATCTCACGCATCTCGGCAGCCTTGGCCTGCAAGGCCGGGACATTCCGCTCGCCGTACAAGCGGTCAAACTCCTGCTTTACCATCAGGAAATAGTTTCCCAAGAGCTGCCGCCCCACCATCACGAGGTCGATATTGTAGGCATCTCGCTGGCAGGCCGGCACATCGAGCAAGAGTTTCCAGACCTGCAACAAGATGGTATTGTCATATTCGTTACTGGTGCGCTTGTCGTGATTGTTGCCCAGCTGCGGGCGGAAGCCCGGCAAAATGCCCAACGTGCGGGGCACCTGTACGAAAATATCGTCGTACAAGAGGTGCCAGGCTTTACGTGCCGGAGCCGAGACAGCCCCCACGTGACGGTCGGCCAACCGGTCGATCCACTCCTGCTCGTCCACCGCTATGTTCCAAGCCTTCTCAAAGATATACTCATAGGGGAACTGGTCGATGTCCAGCCCTTCCAACGTAGAGCCTATCCCCGCCAGGTTGTCACCCCCGCTCTTCAAAGCCTCGTCGAGACGACGGCCACTCTCCCTTACATTGCCGGTGAGGGTCGTATTCCCGCCGAAATTGCCCAGATAGCACCAGATATAGGGCTGCCCGTGAAACTTGTCGGTACTCTTCCACAACTCCACATTCTCACAGTGATAGTCGAGCAGCATCATCTTGTCCTGCGGTACCCCGGTCAGCAATGCCTTGATGCGCGGAGCCGTCCACAAATCGCGGTCGTGATAGAACATCCAGGTCATTTGCAACCACACGGCCTCGGGGTCGGCAGCAGTCAGCGTCTTGTACATGTCGGCCGATACCTGAGCCAGATACTTCGGATCCCAACTGGGCGGATCCACCTCATTGAAGGGGTCCACGCCATAGATGTGGTCGGTACCGAACAACTTTTCCTGCTCTTGGAGGAAACTCTTCTGAATCTCGGCAAACAACGGCTCCTCAGGATTCAAGAAGTGGCAACGGTAGGTATCGGAAAATCCGGCCCACTTGCCCAAATACTGGATATTGGCCTCGGGATAGATGCGCTTCAAGGCAGCCGGCACATGACCGGCAAAGGCCGGCAACACGGGAGTCATGTTCAACTCGCGCTCCCGGGCCAGAATCTTCTGCTGCAACTCGGTCTGCGACTCCAACCACTCCATGGGCAGAGGTCCATTCCACCCGTCGATATTGGCCATGCGGTGCCAGGGCAGGTAGACAGGCCCGGTAAAATAGGAGCGTATCTCCTCATCGGTCAGCCCCATCTTGCGCCACACCTTGTACCATACCGATTCCTGTCCGGTGATGGCCAAGGGCATGTTCACGCCGTTCAAGGCCATCCAGTCAATCATGCGCTCCCAGTCGCGCCATTGCCAGAAAGGCATGGAATAGCCGTAGGTACAGTAGTTCAGGAAGAAACGGGTATCGACCTTGGCCTCTACGGTGACTGGCTTGTCGACAGCAGGCAGAACCTGCGGCATCTCGACCGGAATATCGGCATACCACGACACGGTCGTGAGGCAATAGTATTTCAAGTAGTAGTTAAGTCCGGCTGCCATCGAATTGGCGTTATTTCCGCGGACAACGATTTTCCCGTCCCGACTTTCGAGCGTATAATAATCCCCGGCCTTGGCCGAAGCCTTCTCAAATACGAATCCATCGGCATAATCGGGAATCAAGCGACGGGTAAGCCGTTCGGCCGCCTTCACATCGCTATCTTGCGAAAAGCAGAAGGCCGTTCCCAAAAACCAAAAGGACAACGCAATAATAAACAGTTTCTTCATCTTCTTATTCTTACAATTTGATATAGATATGCTTTTTATACAAGAACCAGGCGACAAGCCAGTTGAGCAGAAGGAATGCCAGCGCATAGGCCAGACTCCCGCCGTAATTCCCGAAGAGGGGTTGCCACAGGCTGTCGAACGAGAGCGTGGTCCAATGCCACTTGCGGAACGCCTCCCCGACGATTTCGCTGAATATGTAGATGGACAAGGGATTCACCCCCACCACGACAAAGGGAAGCGTCCACCGGCTCTTTTTCAACTCATCGATAAAATAGACGAGCATAGCCAAGATGAGCGAGGTAGCCCCGCAAGTCACCAACACGAAGCTCGACGTCCACAACCGCTTGTTCAACGGCGCGCCATAGCTCCACAGATAACCGAGTATGAGCATCACCGTGCCCCAAACGGCCAGTTTCACAATCTGCGTGCGAATCTCCTTTTCCCCGACGATAATGCGGCCGCACAGGAAACCGATCATCACCTGAGCCACCGCGGGGATTGTACTCAGCACCCCTTCGGGGTCGACAAACTGAGCGCCACCCAAATACATGTGCGACGGACCCAGCACGGCAAAATCGACAATCGACACCACATTCTCGGCACACTTTTCAAAGCCGTTGCCAAAGAGTTGAAGCAAATAGTACCCCACCAGCAACACGACGATTATCGCCGGGAAGAACCGATGCCGCACCGTGACCGACAGAAGTGCAACGATGCCGTAGCAGATACCCAGTCGCTGCAAGACGCCCATGATGCGCAGATTCTCGAGCGTATTGCATTCGCCCGTCGCAATCCAGGCCAAGACCCATTTGAGGGCTATGCCCGACAGGATTATCAGGAAAGTGCGCCGCAGAATGCGTCCGATCGAAACCCGCCAGTCAAACCCGCTCTTATTAAGCGACAGAAAAATCGACACTCCCATGATGAACAGGAAGGCCGGGAAAACGAGGTCGGCAGGCGTAAAGCCGTCCCACCGCGCATGTT
It contains:
- a CDS encoding DMT family transporter, translated to MKEKLKGHSAMFTANFLWGIMSPISKSIFFTGVISAFSLTNMRMIGAAVFFWIASLFMPREKVTRRDLLLLFAASLFGITLNQGFFVVGLSYTTPIDASVVASLTPIITMILAAFIQKEPMTGKKIIGVFMGLSGALMLILDGAEGMTGGLSGGRVMGDLFCLIAEISFAIYYVAFKDLINRYKPVTLMKWMFLFATVCCLPFGSSGIMSIPFATLDATVYLDLFFVIFGATFLSYMLVSVGQKRLRPTVVSMYNYIQPIVASLLAVWWGMDSFDLVKGFAILLVFLGVYVVTTSKSRAQLEAEMALKAVREGSAAAGNEAAKDTNR
- a CDS encoding HAD family hydrolase; this translates as MKTQTLYISDLDGTLLNSDSVVSPHSIEKINALLHRGMHFTVATARTPATVIPLLQQLDLNMPAVLMNGAVLYDIRRRRYIRTNGFTDDSALRYIERLEKRHLVPFVYRIDDNKLHVFHKTLSNEMQRTFKSQRENTPYKDFILTTDYREELLDRPPLFILVIDLFDRLETAAAEIARTGKCSLFCYRDIVDPRYGNLEIYPQGVSKAATAQQIIDSLNPWEVVAFGDNLNDLPLFGIADRRYAPANAMDEVKQQATAIIPDNNHDGVARFLDQDYR
- a CDS encoding magnesium transporter CorA family protein translates to MRKYLFCEAGFVEKPHWIPNCWVNVECPTQDDFDFLEKDLKVPEAFLHDIADTDERPRIDTEGNWLLTILRIPVVEKNSNISYTTVPIGIITNNEITVSVCYRSTDMIPDFIEHTRRKEIVVPNKYEFILRLIYSSAVWYLKYLKQIYNEVSSAEKELQRSIRNEDLLRLMNLQKCLVYFNTSIRGNEMMISKLPKIFHEKDYQNPELLDDVMIELRQAHNMVNIYSDILTGTMDAFASIISNNVNTIMKRMTSLSIVLMVPTLIASFYGMNVDIHIEQIPHAFSLIVFFSILLSALAFIIFRKIKWF
- a CDS encoding adenosine kinase, with product MRIVGLGNALTDVLARLHSDACFEAMGLLKGGMQLIDEERLLKIMAIFEGLETTLASGGSAANAVSGVTRMGVEGGFIGKIGRDAYGQFFRDDMERNGVKTSLIECDQASGCAMTLITPDGERTFGTFLGAAATLSADELDPQMFAGYDLLHIEGYLVQDEALILRAVQLAKEMGLQVSFDMASYNVVKENYAIIHTLVENYVDILFANEEEAMAYVGEEPRQAVETLARHCRIAVVKCGAHGSFVGCGDAVVEVPATPEVRIDSTGAGDLYASGFLYGLSQHCSLRMCGEIGSLLAGRVIKVIGTKMSDEIWAEIKLKVAEMIAEDRGH
- a CDS encoding S41 family peptidase; this translates as MRKTSLSMGIVLALALCVGRVSAVQAGKSDRRDFEVSRNLDIFNSLFKELNLFYVDTIDAEKAINDGVNAMLARLDPYTEYIPEKEKDDFFLSTTGEYAGIGSLIMERDKAVYISEPYEGMPAQLAGLRPGDKIVMIDNDSVTGWKSAAVSERLKGPANTKLKVTVERPGVEGTLSFELTRKKIQIPAVPYYGVVCDSVGYIYLSSFTDSASDEVKRALQELKRQGITSLVLDLRGNGGGILEEAVQLVNLFVPKGEEVLSTRGRNKKMDKIYKTTQEPVDEHIPLAVLIDGGTASSSEIVAGSLQDLDRAVIIGSRSFGKGLVQSTRPLPYNGMLKVTIARYYIPSGRLIQAIDYSHRNPDGSVARIPDSLTHEFKTAHGRIVRDGGGIKPDIETTVERRGNISYYLMKDFYFFDYATRFAARHDSIAPARDFVLPDSVYDDFKAYVKSKNFKYDKQSERILDDLKEVAKFEGYFDENTQKQFEALAASLNHDLDRDLETFRDEIAQLLSIEIVKRYYYQKGEIIESIKNDKDLEEACGILNDEARYAKILNLPVKKQ
- a CDS encoding alpha/beta hydrolase, with the translated sequence MKICRFASLLLISCALGAPIQAQNNQPLDIALWENGPAEKNDDTGQSYDESRHIYQPSIRVFLPKEQRTGRAIILCPGGGYAMLAYDHEGYAYADYFKHQGIALIVLKYRMPHGNHRVPLSDVCEAMRVVKAHAGEWGISPDDIGIMGFSAGGHLASTFATHYPTELKPAFQILFYPVISMDSAITHQGSRENLIGKEPDHQLIDYYSNEKQVNNETPRAFIALSDNDYGVPVENSIRYYMALHQHRVPASLHIYPTGGHGWGYNESFRFKQAVHAELADWLRSF
- a CDS encoding acyltransferase family protein, which translates into the protein MSLKKTTKRLVSLDVLRGITIYGMILVNNAGACGYAYAPLKHARWDGFTPADLVFPAFLFIMGVSIFLSLNKSGFDWRVSIGRILRRTFLIILSGIALKWVLAWIATGECNTLENLRIMGVLQRLGICYGIVALLSVTVRHRFFPAIIVVLLVGYYLLQLFGNGFEKCAENVVSIVDFAVLGPSHMYLGGAQFVDPEGVLSTIPAVAQVMIGFLCGRIIVGEKEIRTQIVKLAVWGTVMLILGYLWSYGAPLNKRLWTSSFVLVTCGATSLILAMLVYFIDELKKSRWTLPFVVVGVNPLSIYIFSEIVGEAFRKWHWTTLSFDSLWQPLFGNYGGSLAYALAFLLLNWLVAWFLYKKHIYIKL
- a CDS encoding alpha-N-acetylglucosaminidase produces the protein MKKLFIIALSFWFLGTAFCFSQDSDVKAAERLTRRLIPDYADGFVFEKASAKAGDYYTLESRDGKIVVRGNNANSMAAGLNYYLKYYCLTTVSWYADIPVEMPQVLPAVDKPVTVEAKVDTRFFLNYCTYGYSMPFWQWRDWERMIDWMALNGVNMPLAITGQESVWYKVWRKMGLTDEEIRSYFTGPVYLPWHRMANIDGWNGPLPMEWLESQTELQQKILARERELNMTPVLPAFAGHVPAALKRIYPEANIQYLGKWAGFSDTYRCHFLNPEEPLFAEIQKSFLQEQEKLFGTDHIYGVDPFNEVDPPSWDPKYLAQVSADMYKTLTAADPEAVWLQMTWMFYHDRDLWTAPRIKALLTGVPQDKMMLLDYHCENVELWKSTDKFHGQPYIWCYLGNFGGNTTLTGNVRESGRRLDEALKSGGDNLAGIGSTLEGLDIDQFPYEYIFEKAWNIAVDEQEWIDRLADRHVGAVSAPARKAWHLLYDDIFVQVPRTLGILPGFRPQLGNNHDKRTSNEYDNTILLQVWKLLLDVPACQRDAYNIDLVMVGRQLLGNYFLMVKQEFDRLYGERNVPALQAKAAEMREILVDLEALNAFHSHASLDTWIDEARNMGTTDALKNYYEKNARNLITTWGGNLNDYASRTWAGLVKSYYAGRWEIYFDAVIAAAEQGAELDSQALNQKLAAFEQAWVESTDPVIIERHGTLLDTSRELLKKYEKKIGH